One Patescibacteria group bacterium DNA window includes the following coding sequences:
- the mltG gene encoding endolytic transglycosylase MltG — MSKKAFFGLIVIILAAVIFTGIYALREIYNSNPTRESVIFVITKGEGVRQISQNLKDDGLIGNKLVFEVYIYLKKIGHKFQAGEYELTHGWSIKKLVELLTSGRALSKEQEIKIIEGWNDREIAESLENQGVVTADDFLEAIYDDRIWRGKYDFLEDKPKKASLEGYLFPDTYRIYKDASLDDIITKMLDNFDSKLTPEMREDIKEQGRTIFEIITMASIIELEVPTDGDRKMIADIFWKRVDNGVALQSDATINYITGKGDPTPSLEDLKVDSLYNTYLYPDLPPGPIGNPGVSAIEAAIYPTPNEYWFYLSKPNGETVFGKDHDEHVRNKQKWLK; from the coding sequence ATGTCCAAAAAAGCATTTTTTGGTTTAATTGTCATCATTCTCGCAGCAGTAATTTTCACCGGCATTTACGCTTTGCGGGAAATTTATAATTCCAACCCGACCAGGGAATCGGTTATTTTTGTGATTACTAAGGGTGAGGGGGTTAGACAAATCAGCCAAAACCTAAAAGATGATGGTTTGATTGGCAATAAGTTAGTTTTTGAAGTTTATATTTATTTAAAAAAAATTGGGCATAAATTTCAGGCCGGCGAGTATGAATTAACTCATGGTTGGAGCATCAAAAAATTAGTTGAGCTTTTAACCTCGGGCCGGGCTTTAAGCAAAGAGCAAGAAATTAAAATTATTGAAGGTTGGAACGATAGAGAAATCGCCGAGTCTTTAGAAAACCAAGGAGTAGTAACAGCTGATGATTTTTTGGAAGCGATTTATGATGACAGAATTTGGCGGGGTAAGTATGATTTTTTGGAAGATAAGCCCAAGAAAGCTTCGCTGGAAGGTTATTTATTCCCTGATACTTATAGAATTTATAAAGATGCCAGCCTTGATGATATTATCACTAAAATGCTTGATAATTTTGATAGTAAGTTGACACCCGAGATGCGCGAGGATATAAAAGAGCAAGGGAGAACGATTTTTGAAATTATCACCATGGCATCCATCATAGAGTTGGAAGTGCCGACTGACGGCGATCGCAAAATGATTGCGGATATCTTTTGGAAGCGGGTGGATAATGGCGTGGCTTTGCAATCTGATGCCACGATTAATTACATTACCGGCAAGGGCGATCCCACACCTTCGCTGGAAGATTTAAAAGTTGATTCTTTATATAATACTTATTTGTATCCAGATTTACCCCCCGGTCCCATTGGTAATCCTGGAGTTAGCGCCATTGAAGCCGCAATTTATCCAACCCCAAATGAGTACTGGTTTTATCTGTCCAAGCCTAACGGCGAGACCGTGTTTGGCAAAGATCATGATGAGCATGTGAGGAATAAGCAGAAGTGGCTTAAGTGA
- a CDS encoding mannose-1-phosphate guanylyltransferase, which translates to MKAIILAGGGGTRLWPASRKNSPKQARPLIDEDTLLQKTFKRICKKFKVADIIISCGERHYNLIRKQIPKVPKTQYILEPAKKDTAAAIGLVATHLHHKNPEEKIVIIYADHYVGEEAKYIQTLDMVEQVLSANPNQTITVGLKPKSPATGYGYIQRGKIFSKNVYKVQRFVEKPNLATAKKYVQDGGYFWNLGMFAWQVDYLLGLYKRHLPKMHKILMAIEKSIGKKGELKVLKREFGKIEPISIDYGVLEKTKDILLIQANFQWSDIGDWQAIKELLLKNKNQNLTRGNVLTIDSKNCLLYGYGTKLLATVGLEDMVVVETEDAILVCPAGRAQEVKKVVKKLEKGGGEKFL; encoded by the coding sequence ATGAAAGCCATAATCTTAGCTGGTGGAGGCGGGACCCGCCTTTGGCCGGCGTCGAGAAAAAATTCACCTAAACAAGCCCGCCCTCTTATTGACGAGGACACTTTGTTACAAAAAACTTTCAAACGAATTTGCAAAAAATTCAAAGTTGCTGATATTATTATTTCCTGCGGTGAACGTCATTATAATTTGATTCGCAAGCAAATTCCTAAAGTACCCAAGACCCAGTACATTTTAGAGCCGGCTAAAAAAGACACGGCTGCGGCCATTGGTTTGGTAGCGACTCACCTGCATCATAAAAACCCAGAAGAAAAGATAGTCATTATCTATGCTGATCATTACGTTGGTGAAGAAGCCAAGTATATTCAGACCCTGGATATGGTTGAGCAGGTATTGTCTGCTAATCCCAACCAAACAATCACGGTGGGCTTAAAACCTAAAAGCCCGGCAACTGGCTATGGTTATATTCAAAGAGGTAAGATTTTTAGCAAAAATGTTTACAAAGTTCAAAGATTTGTTGAAAAACCAAATCTAGCAACCGCTAAAAAGTATGTCCAAGACGGCGGTTACTTCTGGAACTTGGGGATGTTTGCTTGGCAAGTTGATTATTTGTTAGGTTTGTATAAGCGCCACCTGCCCAAGATGCATAAAATTTTGATGGCGATTGAGAAGTCAATTGGCAAAAAGGGCGAGTTAAAAGTTTTAAAAAGGGAGTTTGGAAAGATTGAGCCGATTTCTATTGATTATGGCGTATTAGAAAAGACCAAAGATATTTTGCTTATTCAGGCTAATTTCCAGTGGAGTGATATTGGTGACTGGCAGGCAATTAAAGAACTGCTTCTAAAAAATAAGAATCAGAATTTAACCCGAGGCAATGTTTTAACCATTGATTCAAAAAATTGTTTGTTGTATGGTTATGGTACCAAGTTGTTAGCCACTGTTGGTCTGGAGGATATGGTGGTGGTGGAGACTGAAGATGCGATTTTGGTTTGTCCAGCCGGAAGAGCGCAGGAGGTGAAGAAGGTCGTGAAGAAGCTGGAGAAAGGAGGAGGGGAGAAATTTTTATAA
- a CDS encoding four helix bundle protein — protein MKNFYQLDAWQKAKELSKDIYRVTKNFPKEEFYGITSQMRRAIVSVCSNIAEGFGRFFYKDKKRFYYQARGSIQEVQSLLILSYELQYISKDTYIDLFNKSVTVLKLINGLIASVGGNINPSD, from the coding sequence ATAAAAAATTTCTATCAATTGGATGCTTGGCAAAAAGCTAAGGAATTGTCCAAAGATATATACAGGGTAACAAAGAATTTTCCCAAGGAAGAATTTTATGGTATAACTAGTCAAATGAGAAGAGCAATTGTTTCTGTTTGTTCAAACATTGCTGAAGGTTTTGGCAGATTCTTTTATAAAGACAAAAAAAGATTTTATTATCAAGCCAGGGGTTCAATCCAAGAAGTTCAATCATTATTAATCCTATCTTATGAATTACAATATATTTCCAAAGACACTTATATTGATTTATTTAACAAAAGTGTAACAGTATTAAAATTAATTAATGGTCTCATAGCATCAGTCGGGGGAAACATAAACCCCAGTGACTAG